The Mesorhizobium loti DNA segment TCGAAAACAATTCAGCGCCTTACACCTCGACCATCATCTTCCTGGTGCGCAAGGGCAATCCCAAGGGCATCCATGACTGGAGCGACCTCATCAAGGACGGCACCCAGGTGATCACGCCCAACCCGAAGACCTCAGGCGGCGCCCGCTGGAACTATCTGGCCGCCTGGGCCTATGCCAACGCCAACGATGGCGGCGACGAAGCCAAGACCAAGGAATTCGTCGGCAAGCTCTATGCCAATGCCCCGGTTCTCGACACTGGCGCCCGCGGCTCGACCGTCACCTTCGCGCAAAAGGGCATTGGCGATGTGCTGATCGGCTGGGAAAACGACGCCTATCTGGCACTCAATGAATTCGGCGCCGACAATTTCGAGATCGTCTATCCGCCGACATCGATCCTGGCCGAACCCCCGGTGGCGATCGTCGACGCCAATGTCGATGCCAAGGGCACGCGAAAGGTGGCCGAAGCCTATCTCGGCTGGCTCTATTCCAAGGAAGGCCAGACGATCATCGCCAAGAACCACTATCGCCCGGCCAAGCCCGAACTGGTGGCGCCGGCCGATCTGCCCAAGACCCCCGATATCAAGCTGATCTCCATCGACGACCCGCTTTTCGGCGGCTGGAAGAAGGCACAGCCTTATCATTTCGGCGAC contains these protein-coding regions:
- a CDS encoding sulfate ABC transporter periplasmic sulfate-binding protein produces the protein MTKPHFRKLLGALVATSVQFGTLGFAFADTTILNVSYDPTRELYKAYDEAFAAHWKAETGETVTIQQSHGGSGAQARAVIDGLDADVVTLALEGDINAIVSKSKKINPDWRKKFENNSAPYTSTIIFLVRKGNPKGIHDWSDLIKDGTQVITPNPKTSGGARWNYLAAWAYANANDGGDEAKTKEFVGKLYANAPVLDTGARGSTVTFAQKGIGDVLIGWENDAYLALNEFGADNFEIVYPPTSILAEPPVAIVDANVDAKGTRKVAEAYLGWLYSKEGQTIIAKNHYRPAKPELVAPADLPKTPDIKLISIDDPLFGGWKKAQPYHFGDGGIFDQIYKPAQ